One window of Agromyces rhizosphaerae genomic DNA carries:
- a CDS encoding L-ribulose-5-phosphate 4-epimerase, which translates to MNGYGPTIEVAIARVRADVARLHGELTRYGLVVWTGGNVSGRVPGADLFVIKPSGVSYDDLAPENMILCDLDGNVIPGTPGMERNPSSDTAAHAYVYRHMPEVGGVVHTHSPYAVAWAARGEEIPCVTTAMADEFGGPIPVGPFAIIGDDSIGRGIVETLRGHRSRAVLMQNHGPFTIGASAKDAVKAAVMLEDVARTAHLAREAGEPIAISQRDIDALYERYQNVYGQAVDARRPAGGAPPPQNRAAST; encoded by the coding sequence GTGAACGGCTACGGGCCCACGATCGAGGTGGCCATCGCCAGGGTGCGCGCCGACGTCGCCCGCTTGCACGGCGAGCTCACCCGCTACGGCCTCGTGGTGTGGACCGGCGGCAACGTCTCGGGCCGGGTGCCCGGCGCGGACCTGTTCGTCATCAAGCCCTCGGGCGTCTCGTACGACGACCTCGCGCCCGAGAACATGATCCTCTGCGACCTCGACGGCAACGTCATCCCGGGCACGCCCGGGATGGAGCGCAACCCGTCGAGCGACACGGCTGCGCACGCCTACGTGTACCGGCACATGCCCGAGGTCGGCGGCGTCGTGCACACGCACTCGCCCTACGCCGTGGCGTGGGCGGCGCGCGGCGAGGAGATCCCGTGCGTGACGACGGCGATGGCCGACGAGTTCGGCGGGCCCATCCCGGTCGGGCCGTTCGCGATCATCGGCGACGACTCGATCGGCCGCGGCATCGTCGAGACCCTGCGCGGGCACCGCTCGCGCGCCGTGCTGATGCAGAACCACGGCCCGTTCACCATCGGCGCCTCGGCCAAGGACGCGGTCAAGGCCGCCGTGATGCTCGAGGACGTCGCCCGCACCGCGCACCTCGCGCGGGAGGCGGGCGAGCCGATCGCGATCTCGCAGCGCGACATCGATGCGCTCTACGAGCGCTACCAGAACGTGTACGGCCAGGCCGTCGACGCCCGGCGTCCCGCCGGCGGCGCGCCACCACCCCAGAATCGTGCGGCATCGACCTGA
- a CDS encoding aldo/keto reductase — MTAPLRSLNDGNSLPQLGLGTYQLNDGAGVAAMVGALESGYRLLDSAVNYGNEEAVGEALRRSGVDRSDVSVTTKVPGRDHGFDETLASISGSLDRLGLDWVDLHLIHWPNPSVDRYVDAWRAMIKAREHGMVRSIGVSNFTIAHLERLIDETGVVPAVNQVELHPYFPQGDQRAFHAEHGIATESWSPLARRTELLAEPVITEIADGHGRTPTQVVLRWHVQLGSIPIPKSADATRQRENLDVFGFTLAPDEVEAISGLERGRLWDGDPDTHEEM, encoded by the coding sequence GACGGCGCGGGCGTCGCGGCGATGGTCGGCGCACTCGAGTCGGGCTACCGGCTGCTCGACTCGGCCGTGAATTACGGCAACGAGGAGGCGGTCGGGGAGGCCCTCCGCAGGTCGGGCGTCGATCGCAGCGACGTGAGCGTCACGACCAAGGTGCCCGGACGCGACCACGGCTTCGACGAGACGCTCGCGAGCATCTCCGGTTCGCTCGATCGACTCGGGCTCGACTGGGTCGACCTGCACCTGATCCACTGGCCGAACCCGAGCGTCGACCGGTACGTCGACGCGTGGCGGGCGATGATCAAGGCGCGCGAGCACGGCATGGTGCGCTCGATCGGCGTCTCGAACTTCACGATCGCCCATCTGGAGCGGCTCATCGACGAGACCGGCGTCGTGCCGGCGGTCAACCAGGTCGAGCTGCATCCGTACTTCCCGCAGGGCGACCAGCGCGCCTTCCACGCCGAGCACGGCATCGCGACCGAGAGCTGGAGCCCGCTCGCCCGGCGTACCGAGCTGCTGGCGGAGCCGGTGATCACCGAGATCGCGGACGGGCACGGGCGCACGCCCACCCAGGTCGTGCTGCGCTGGCACGTGCAGCTCGGGTCGATCCCGATCCCGAAGTCGGCGGATGCCACGAGGCAGCGCGAGAACCTCGACGTGTTCGGGTTCACGCTCGCGCCCGACGAGGTCGAGGCGATCTCGGGGCTCGAGCGCGGGCGCCTGTGGGACGGCGACCCGGACACGCACGAGGAGATGTAG
- the mmsB gene encoding multiple monosaccharide ABC transporter permease, translating to MSNPNPPVTEETHAAGSNVNPVDNKFTERLSHVLADLGKNGIFIALVAVVVLFSFLTDGILLRPQNISNLVVQNGYILVLAIGMVMVIVAGHIDLSVGSVAAFVGACSGVFAVQMGLPWWLSVLLSLGIGALVGAWQGFWIAFVGIPAFIVTLAGMLIFRGLALVVLGNANIGSFPTEYRALGNGFVNDVFGEFEIDPLTLGVGVIAIIAIVVQQVRSRSGRIKYGQEVEPIAWFITKLVLVAVGISFFAYSLASYKGIPITLIILAVLVLVYGIVMNRTVFGRHIYAIGGNRHAAELSGIKTRRVDFLLFVNMGVLAALAGLIFTARLNLAGPKAGDGFELEAISAAFIGGAAVQGGVGTIGGAIIGGLIIGVLNNGMSIMGIGIEWQQAVKGLVLLLAVAFDVYNKRRSGS from the coding sequence ATGTCGAATCCGAACCCACCCGTCACCGAGGAAACCCACGCCGCCGGCTCGAACGTGAACCCGGTGGACAACAAGTTCACCGAGCGGCTGAGCCACGTGCTCGCCGACCTCGGCAAGAACGGCATCTTCATCGCGCTCGTCGCGGTCGTGGTGCTGTTCTCGTTCCTGACCGACGGAATCCTGCTCCGTCCGCAGAACATCTCCAACCTGGTCGTCCAGAACGGGTACATCCTCGTACTCGCCATCGGCATGGTCATGGTCATCGTCGCCGGTCACATCGACCTGTCGGTCGGCTCGGTCGCGGCCTTCGTCGGCGCCTGCTCGGGTGTCTTCGCGGTGCAGATGGGGTTGCCGTGGTGGCTCTCCGTGCTGCTCTCGCTCGGCATCGGCGCGCTGGTCGGCGCCTGGCAGGGCTTCTGGATCGCGTTCGTCGGCATCCCGGCGTTCATCGTGACGCTGGCGGGCATGCTCATCTTCCGAGGCCTGGCGCTGGTCGTGCTCGGCAACGCGAACATCGGCTCGTTCCCGACCGAGTACCGCGCCCTCGGCAACGGCTTCGTCAACGACGTGTTCGGCGAGTTCGAGATCGACCCGCTGACCCTCGGCGTCGGCGTCATCGCGATCATCGCGATCGTCGTGCAGCAGGTGCGCAGCCGCAGCGGCCGCATCAAGTACGGCCAGGAGGTCGAGCCGATCGCGTGGTTCATCACCAAGCTGGTGCTGGTCGCCGTCGGAATCTCGTTCTTCGCCTACTCGCTCGCGTCGTACAAGGGCATCCCGATCACCCTGATCATCCTCGCCGTGCTCGTGCTGGTGTACGGCATCGTGATGAACCGCACGGTGTTCGGCCGTCACATCTACGCGATCGGCGGCAACCGCCACGCGGCCGAGCTGTCGGGCATCAAGACCCGCCGGGTCGACTTCCTGCTCTTCGTCAACATGGGCGTGCTCGCCGCGCTCGCCGGCCTCATCTTCACCGCCCGCCTGAACCTCGCGGGCCCGAAGGCCGGTGACGGGTTCGAGCTCGAGGCGATCTCCGCGGCCTTCATCGGCGGCGCGGCGGTGCAGGGCGGCGTCGGCACCATCGGCGGCGCGATCATCGGTGGTCTGATCATCGGTGTCCTCAACAACGGCATGTCGATCATGGGCATCGGCATCGAGTGGCAGCAGGCCGTGAAGGGCCTCGTGCTGCTGCTCGCCGTCGCCTTCGACGTCTACAACAAGCGGCGTTCGGGCAGCTGA
- the chvE gene encoding multiple monosaccharide ABC transporter substrate-binding protein → MLALAACSGGDGGDSSGGDGGLIGVAMPTKSSERWIQDGDAVKEQLEEQGFEVDLQYAEDDIPTQVSQIENMITKGAEALIIASIDGTTLSQVLQDAADADIPVIAYDRLIRDSENVDYYASFDNYIVGVQQATSILAGLGLTDLEGNEAGDAPEGPFNIELFAGSPDDNNATFFWNGAIDTLQPYIDEGTLVVKSGQTDFQQAATLRWDGEVAQSRMEDILVANYSDGSQVDAVLSPYDGLSRGIISALTDAGYSVGDEWPVISGQDAELDSVKAINSGEQYSTIFKDTRNLAAVAVDMATALLNGEEPEVNNTSDYDNGVKVVPSYLLESQIVVQDNITEVLVDSGYWTEEEING, encoded by the coding sequence ATGCTGGCGCTCGCCGCCTGCTCGGGCGGCGACGGCGGAGACAGCTCGGGCGGCGACGGCGGCCTCATCGGCGTCGCGATGCCGACCAAGAGCTCCGAGCGCTGGATCCAGGACGGCGACGCCGTCAAGGAGCAGCTGGAGGAGCAGGGCTTCGAGGTCGACCTGCAGTACGCAGAGGACGACATCCCCACCCAGGTCTCGCAGATCGAGAACATGATCACCAAGGGCGCCGAGGCGCTGATCATCGCGTCGATCGACGGCACCACGCTCTCGCAGGTGCTGCAGGACGCGGCCGACGCCGACATCCCCGTCATCGCCTACGACCGCCTCATCCGCGACTCGGAGAACGTCGACTACTACGCCTCGTTCGACAACTACATCGTCGGCGTGCAGCAGGCGACGTCGATCCTGGCGGGCCTCGGCCTGACCGACCTCGAGGGCAACGAGGCCGGCGACGCGCCCGAGGGTCCGTTCAACATCGAGCTGTTCGCCGGTTCGCCCGACGACAACAACGCCACGTTCTTCTGGAACGGCGCGATCGACACCCTGCAGCCGTACATCGACGAGGGCACCCTCGTCGTGAAGTCCGGCCAGACCGACTTCCAGCAGGCGGCGACGCTCCGCTGGGACGGCGAGGTCGCGCAGAGCCGCATGGAGGACATCCTCGTGGCGAACTACTCCGACGGCTCGCAGGTCGACGCGGTGCTCTCGCCCTACGACGGCCTGTCGCGCGGCATCATCTCGGCACTGACCGACGCCGGCTACTCGGTCGGCGACGAGTGGCCGGTCATCTCGGGCCAGGACGCCGAGCTCGACTCGGTGAAGGCGATCAACAGCGGCGAGCAGTACTCGACCATCTTCAAGGACACCCGCAACCTCGCGGCCGTGGCCGTGGACATGGCGACCGCCCTGCTGAACGGCGAGGAGCCCGAGGTCAACAACACCTCGGACTACGACAACGGCGTCAAGGTCGTGCCGTCGTACCTGCTCGAGTCGCAGATCGTCGTGCAGGACAACATCACCGAGGTCCTGGTCGACAGCGGCTACTGGACCGAGGAAGAGATCAACGGCTGA
- a CDS encoding LacI family DNA-binding transcriptional regulator yields the protein MPDASEDAVPETRADAPRGRAPSIRDVARLAGVSHQTVSRVLNDHPSLRPETRDRVLQVMEQLQYRPNRAARALVTSRSRTFGILSASSTQYGPASSIAAIESAARRSGYWVSTANIDSSDPRSIPDGLAHLAAQGIEGLVVIAPQERVFDTLQELSIDVPYVTLQSTERDPEHGLSVDQIAGARMATRHLIERGHRSIYHLAGPQDWIEAEARMRGFLDEMGAQDVPTTAPILGDWTAEFGYHAGRELLSVRDFTAIFSSNDQMALGLMHAVRAEGLDVPGDVSIIGFDDIPEAAHFWPPLTTVRQDFAEIGRRCVDLLLGAAGHADARPGGDDEDRPSTIEPELIVRGSVGPPSF from the coding sequence ATGCCAGACGCGAGCGAGGACGCAGTGCCGGAGACCAGAGCGGACGCCCCGAGGGGGCGGGCGCCGAGCATCCGCGATGTGGCGCGCCTCGCGGGCGTCTCCCACCAGACCGTCTCGCGCGTGCTCAACGACCACCCGAGCCTGCGCCCGGAGACCCGCGACCGCGTGCTGCAGGTCATGGAGCAGCTGCAGTACCGGCCGAACCGCGCCGCGCGCGCCCTCGTCACCAGCCGATCGCGCACGTTCGGCATCCTGTCGGCGTCGAGCACGCAGTACGGGCCGGCCTCGAGCATCGCCGCGATCGAGTCGGCGGCGCGTCGCTCGGGCTACTGGGTGAGCACGGCGAACATCGACTCGTCCGACCCGCGGTCGATCCCCGACGGCCTCGCCCACCTGGCCGCACAGGGCATCGAGGGGCTCGTGGTCATCGCCCCGCAGGAGCGCGTGTTCGACACCCTCCAGGAGCTCTCGATCGACGTGCCGTACGTCACGCTCCAGTCGACCGAGCGAGATCCGGAGCACGGGCTCTCGGTCGACCAGATCGCCGGGGCCCGCATGGCCACGCGGCACCTCATCGAGCGGGGCCACCGCAGCATCTACCACCTCGCCGGCCCGCAGGACTGGATCGAGGCGGAGGCCCGCATGCGCGGGTTCCTCGACGAGATGGGGGCGCAGGACGTGCCGACCACCGCGCCGATCCTGGGCGACTGGACGGCCGAGTTCGGGTACCACGCCGGGCGCGAGCTGCTCTCGGTGCGCGACTTCACGGCGATCTTCTCCTCGAACGACCAGATGGCGCTCGGGCTCATGCACGCCGTGCGGGCCGAGGGCCTCGACGTGCCGGGCGACGTCTCGATCATCGGCTTCGACGACATCCCCGAGGCGGCGCACTTCTGGCCGCCGCTCACGACCGTGCGACAGGACTTCGCCGAGATCGGCAGGCGCTGCGTCGACCTGCTGCTGGGCGCGGCCGGCCATGCGGACGCGCGTCCCGGTGGCGACGACGAGGACCGGCCGAGCACGATCGAGCCCGAGCTCATCGTGCGGGGCTCGGTCGGGCCGCCCTCGTTCTGA
- the mmsA gene encoding multiple monosaccharide ABC transporter ATP-binding protein — protein MTTNILEMRSITKTFPGVKALANVTLGVERGEVHAICGENGAGKSTLMKVLSGVYPHGTYDGDIVFENEVVEFKDLTDSESKGIVIIHQELALSPYMSIAENIFLNNELKGPGGLIDWNKTDFEAAKLLARVGLKENPRTRIMDIGVGKQQLVEIAKALSKQVKLLILDEPTAALNDEDSDHLLDLILHLKGQGITSIIISHKLNEIKKVADSVTVIRDGKTIETIAKADVTEDRIINDMVGRDLEHRYPDHTPNIGEELLRVEDWTAHHPQDSSRVVVDNVNLNVRAGEIVGIAGLMGAGRTEFAMSLFGRSYGSNISGRVYLRGEQIKTRTVAESIENGIAYATEDRKTYGLNLIEDIKRNISMASLKKLEKFGLVHDNEEYAVANEYRRSMNIKAPSVLVKTGKLSGGNQQKVVLSKWIYANPDVLILDEPTRGIDVGAKYEIYSIINRLAGEGKGIIVISSELPELLGICDRLYALSEGRITGEMPVEEATPESMLKLMTMEKPR, from the coding sequence ATGACCACCAACATTCTCGAGATGCGCAGCATCACCAAGACGTTCCCCGGCGTGAAGGCCCTCGCGAACGTGACGCTCGGCGTCGAACGCGGCGAGGTGCACGCGATCTGCGGCGAGAACGGCGCGGGGAAGTCGACCCTCATGAAGGTGCTGTCGGGGGTGTACCCGCACGGCACCTACGACGGCGACATCGTCTTCGAGAACGAGGTCGTCGAGTTCAAGGACCTCACGGACTCGGAGTCCAAGGGCATCGTGATCATCCACCAGGAGCTCGCGCTGAGCCCCTACATGTCGATCGCCGAGAACATCTTCCTCAACAACGAGCTGAAGGGCCCCGGCGGCCTGATCGACTGGAACAAGACCGACTTCGAGGCCGCGAAGCTGCTCGCGCGCGTGGGCCTCAAGGAGAACCCCCGCACGCGGATCATGGACATCGGCGTCGGCAAGCAGCAGCTCGTCGAGATCGCGAAGGCCCTGTCGAAGCAGGTGAAGCTGCTCATCCTCGACGAGCCCACCGCAGCGCTCAACGACGAGGACTCGGACCACCTGCTCGACCTGATCCTGCACCTGAAGGGCCAGGGCATCACGTCGATCATCATCAGCCACAAGCTGAACGAGATCAAGAAGGTGGCGGACTCGGTCACCGTCATCCGCGACGGCAAGACGATCGAGACGATCGCCAAGGCGGATGTCACCGAGGACCGCATCATCAACGACATGGTCGGCCGCGACCTCGAGCACCGGTACCCCGACCACACGCCGAACATCGGCGAGGAGCTGCTGCGGGTCGAGGACTGGACCGCCCACCACCCGCAGGACTCCAGCCGCGTCGTGGTCGACAACGTGAACCTGAACGTGCGGGCGGGCGAGATCGTCGGCATCGCGGGCCTGATGGGCGCCGGGCGCACCGAGTTCGCGATGAGCCTGTTCGGTCGCAGCTACGGCTCGAACATCAGCGGCAGGGTCTACCTGCGCGGCGAGCAGATCAAGACGCGCACGGTCGCCGAGTCGATCGAGAACGGCATCGCGTACGCGACCGAGGATCGCAAGACCTACGGCCTGAACCTCATCGAGGACATCAAGCGCAACATCTCGATGGCGTCGCTGAAGAAGCTCGAGAAGTTCGGGCTCGTGCACGACAACGAGGAGTACGCGGTCGCCAACGAGTACCGGCGCTCCATGAACATCAAGGCGCCGAGCGTGCTCGTGAAGACCGGCAAGCTCTCGGGCGGCAACCAGCAGAAGGTCGTGCTGTCGAAGTGGATCTACGCGAACCCGGACGTGCTCATCCTCGATGAGCCCACCCGCGGCATCGACGTCGGCGCCAAGTACGAGATCTACTCGATCATCAACCGGCTCGCGGGGGAGGGGAAGGGCATCATCGTCATCTCCTCCGAGCTGCCCGAACTGCTCGGCATCTGCGACCGGTTGTACGCGCTCTCGGAGGGCCGCATCACCGGTGAGATGCCGGTCGAGGAGGCCACGCCCGAGTCGATGCTCAAGCTCATGACCATGGAAAAGCCCCGCTAG